One region of Candidatus Methylomirabilota bacterium genomic DNA includes:
- a CDS encoding glycosyltransferase family 4 protein, translated as MRIGVNASIIDPILSGLGTYTVHLLRELVKLHDDLVVYTSCPEVCGIGSTKVRRISPKVQPFHGRKGHLHRLAWIQTILPFRLLIDRASLLLSPMPEGMLFPVIPQVVVVHDVLPLHFPEEYPRQQHYFRYFVPMILRKARAVVADSENTKRDIMTCYGIGAERIRVVLDGYDNSRYRVGIDAEGAKKRYGLAAYLLYVGNLLPHKNLHRLLNAFALISKRFPHRLVIAGRKDPRYYPALEAEARALGLEKRVSFLDYVPQADLPALYAGAEAFVFPSLYEGFGLPVLEAMACGTPVITSHISSLPEVAGEAALLIDPYDKEKLAGAMEAVLSDPWVREDLRQKGLKQAERFSWERTAKTTLEILLEAGNR; from the coding sequence ATGAGGATTGGTGTCAACGCCTCTATCATCGATCCCATCCTCAGCGGCCTTGGAACGTATACCGTCCACCTCCTCAGGGAGCTGGTCAAGCTCCATGATGATCTGGTGGTGTACACTTCCTGTCCGGAGGTCTGCGGCATAGGCTCGACCAAAGTCAGGAGGATCAGCCCAAAGGTTCAGCCTTTCCACGGTCGGAAGGGCCACCTCCACCGGCTAGCCTGGATCCAAACTATCCTCCCATTTCGGCTCCTGATCGACAGGGCGTCCCTGCTTCTATCCCCTATGCCCGAAGGGATGCTGTTTCCCGTCATTCCTCAAGTCGTTGTCGTTCACGATGTCCTCCCCCTCCATTTTCCCGAGGAGTATCCGAGGCAGCAGCACTACTTCCGCTACTTCGTCCCGATGATCCTGCGGAAGGCTCGGGCCGTCGTCGCCGATTCAGAGAATACGAAGCGGGACATCATGACCTGTTACGGCATCGGGGCCGAAAGGATCCGCGTCGTTCTGGATGGGTATGACAACAGTCGCTATCGGGTGGGGATCGACGCAGAGGGGGCCAAGAAACGATATGGGCTTGCGGCGTATCTTCTCTATGTAGGTAACCTCCTACCCCATAAAAACCTTCATCGTCTCCTAAACGCCTTCGCCCTCATCTCGAAAAGATTCCCCCACAGGTTGGTCATCGCCGGGAGAAAGGACCCGCGTTACTATCCGGCCCTGGAAGCGGAGGCAAGAGCCTTGGGACTTGAGAAAAGGGTCTCGTTTCTCGACTATGTTCCCCAGGCGGATCTGCCTGCCCTGTATGCGGGAGCGGAGGCGTTCGTCTTCCCCTCCCTCTACGAGGGCTTTGGCCTCCCTGTCCTGGAGGCCATGGCTTGCGGAACCCCGGTCATCACTTCCCACATCAGCTCCCTCCCGGAGGTGGCCGGGGAAGCGGCGCTACTCATCGATCCCTACGACAAAGAAAAGCTTGCTGGGGCTATGGAGGCTGTCCTGAGTGACCCCTGGGTGAGGGAGGATCTGAGACAGAAGGGCCTCAAACAGGCCGAACGGTTTAGCTGGGAGCGGACTGCCAAGACGACCCTGGAGATTCTGCTGGAGGCGGGAAATCGATGA
- the rfaE1 gene encoding D-glycero-beta-D-manno-heptose-7-phosphate kinase, with protein sequence MVDEYIWGSVSRLSPEAPVPVVEVKAESFRLGGAGNVAANIQSLGGQAILVGVVGNDLSGERLIHQIEAAGIKSDGVVVDRARPTTIKTRVVAGSQQIVRFDRESMADLSKEAEDRVLEMVTQRLADADAVLISDYAKGVISKRVARQILSLARRDRKIVVVDPKVHHFPLYRGATVITPNHYEALAFAHLPAWGQADLLAVAGRELLRKLEAKAILVTRGEAGMSLFEDGRVTHIPAVAKEVYDVTGAGDTVLATLALAMTSGASLRGAAVIANHAAGVVVGRAGTATISRKELLDALKDRVEGVG encoded by the coding sequence ATGGTGGACGAGTATATCTGGGGGAGCGTGTCGCGGCTTTCCCCGGAGGCCCCGGTCCCCGTGGTGGAGGTGAAGGCGGAAAGTTTTCGTCTGGGTGGGGCGGGCAATGTGGCGGCTAATATCCAATCCCTAGGCGGACAGGCGATCCTGGTAGGGGTAGTCGGTAACGATCTGTCCGGGGAACGCCTGATTCATCAGATTGAGGCTGCCGGGATAAAAAGCGATGGTGTGGTGGTGGACCGCGCCCGCCCGACCACCATCAAGACCCGAGTGGTAGCAGGAAGCCAACAGATCGTCCGGTTCGACCGGGAGAGCATGGCCGACCTCTCGAAGGAAGCGGAGGATCGGGTGCTTGAGATGGTTACGCAGCGGCTTGCTGATGCGGATGCCGTACTCATCTCGGATTACGCCAAGGGAGTGATCAGCAAGCGGGTCGCCCGGCAGATCCTCTCTCTCGCGCGACGTGACCGGAAGATCGTTGTTGTCGATCCGAAAGTGCATCACTTCCCCCTATACAGGGGGGCCACAGTAATCACCCCCAACCATTACGAGGCCTTAGCCTTCGCCCATCTTCCCGCATGGGGGCAAGCGGATCTCCTCGCCGTTGCGGGAAGAGAGCTGCTTCGGAAACTTGAGGCCAAGGCCATATTGGTAACCCGGGGAGAGGCTGGGATGTCGCTCTTTGAGGATGGACGAGTGACTCATATCCCGGCGGTCGCAAAGGAGGTCTATGATGTCACAGGGGCGGGGGATACCGTCTTAGCAACCCTTGCCCTGGCCATGACATCCGGCGCCTCCCTGCGAGGCGCGGCCGTCATTGCCAACCACGCGGCCGGTGTCGTCGTGGGGAGGGCTGGGACGGCAACCATCAGCCGTAAAGAGCTGCTGGATGCGTTGAAAGACAGGGTGGAGGGAGTTGGGTGA
- a CDS encoding NAD-dependent epimerase/dehydratase family protein, which produces MKVLVTGGAGFIGSHVVDALVKGGHDVAVVDDLSMGKREQVHPSARFYRADIRDRQALEEVFRAERPEVVNHHAAQADLRRSMIEPSFDASVNILGSLNLLELSLAHKVRKFIDISSGGAVYGEPQRLPVDELHPINPLSVYGVSKYAVEQYLRLFDGSGLDYTILRYANVYGPRQNPAGEAGVVAIFSRQMLAGERPTIFGDGTKTRDYVYVDDIVGANLLAMAEKRASGRSYNVGLGREVSDRQIFEMIRGAVGATLEPITASKRPGEIDRICLDASLAKAELGWKPTISLEEGISRTVAFYRG; this is translated from the coding sequence ATGAAGGTGCTGGTAACGGGTGGGGCCGGTTTTATCGGGTCGCATGTTGTGGACGCCTTGGTGAAAGGGGGCCATGACGTTGCTGTGGTGGACGACCTCTCGATGGGGAAACGAGAGCAGGTCCATCCTTCGGCGCGCTTTTACCGGGCGGACATCCGTGACCGTCAGGCACTGGAGGAGGTTTTTCGCGCCGAGCGCCCTGAAGTAGTCAATCATCACGCAGCCCAGGCCGACCTGCGCCGGTCGATGATTGAACCATCGTTCGATGCCTCCGTGAACATTCTTGGCTCGCTCAATCTGCTCGAGCTCTCCCTTGCCCACAAGGTGAGAAAGTTCATTGACATCTCGTCGGGTGGAGCTGTCTATGGCGAACCCCAGCGGCTACCTGTTGACGAACTCCATCCAATCAATCCGTTGTCCGTCTACGGAGTAAGCAAGTACGCCGTAGAGCAGTACCTGCGCCTCTTTGATGGATCCGGGCTGGACTACACGATCCTGCGGTATGCCAATGTCTATGGTCCTCGGCAGAATCCTGCTGGGGAGGCCGGCGTTGTGGCGATATTTAGCCGGCAGATGCTTGCCGGTGAGCGTCCGACAATTTTCGGTGACGGCACAAAGACCCGGGATTACGTCTACGTTGATGACATCGTTGGGGCGAACCTCTTAGCAATGGCGGAGAAGCGGGCCTCAGGCCGAAGCTATAACGTGGGTCTGGGGCGCGAGGTAAGCGACCGGCAGATTTTTGAGATGATACGCGGGGCGGTTGGCGCCACACTGGAGCCGATTACCGCATCCAAACGACCCGGAGAGATCGACAGGATCTGCCTGGACGCCTCGTTGGCTAAGGCAGAGTTGGGCTGGAAGCCGACCATTTCCCTTGAGGAGGGAATCTCCCGGACTGTGGCGTTTTATCGAGGGTAA
- a CDS encoding glycosyltransferase family 4 protein, whose product MRIGIEGKVLTPAIGGIGRYAVNLVKALISISAREQLDVEFVIFTSPQTDRGVLSELQANPSDRFRRVKSTLLRSSLFLPAGLFLDEIDLFHGLDQAGIPFFFKKGRYVVTLHDAIACFMPHTFPLKYRLVLKTAFSAIRRQADLIIVPSESGKEDAVRYLGVERGRIAVIPEGVERRFQPFGDSGRLEAVRQKYGISPEYILFVGALQPRKNIPTLLQAFALLLAEKPNRDLKLVIAGGGGWKQQEIFNTVRSLGLEGHTCFPGYIDDEDLPDLYRGARLFVYPSLYEGFGLPILEAMGCGVPVITSHTSAMPEVAGEAALLVDPTDANALAEAMASVLDDGALRDDLRRKGMDRVRHFSWEAVARKTVESYQALCG is encoded by the coding sequence ATGAGGATCGGGATCGAGGGGAAGGTTCTGACGCCGGCAATCGGCGGAATCGGGCGCTATGCCGTCAATCTAGTTAAGGCTCTCATTTCGATTTCGGCCCGAGAACAGCTCGATGTGGAGTTCGTGATCTTTACCTCTCCGCAAACCGACCGGGGCGTTCTTAGCGAGCTTCAAGCCAATCCATCCGATCGCTTTCGCCGTGTGAAAAGCACGCTGCTCCGGTCATCTCTTTTTCTGCCGGCCGGTCTGTTCCTTGATGAGATCGATCTCTTTCACGGGCTCGATCAGGCCGGGATCCCCTTTTTTTTCAAGAAAGGGCGGTACGTCGTCACGCTCCACGATGCGATCGCCTGCTTCATGCCTCACACGTTCCCCTTGAAATACCGTCTGGTGCTCAAGACGGCCTTTTCGGCTATCCGAAGGCAGGCAGATCTCATCATCGTTCCCTCTGAATCGGGCAAAGAAGACGCGGTTCGCTATCTCGGAGTGGAACGGGGGCGGATTGCCGTCATCCCGGAGGGGGTCGAGAGAAGGTTTCAGCCATTCGGCGACTCAGGCCGCTTGGAAGCGGTGAGGCAGAAGTATGGCATTTCCCCTGAGTACATCCTGTTTGTCGGCGCCCTGCAGCCGAGGAAGAACATCCCAACGCTCCTTCAAGCCTTTGCCCTTCTCCTCGCTGAAAAGCCGAACCGAGATCTTAAGCTGGTGATCGCTGGAGGAGGCGGGTGGAAACAGCAGGAGATTTTTAACACAGTCAGGTCTCTGGGTCTTGAGGGTCACACATGCTTTCCTGGCTATATCGATGACGAGGACCTCCCGGATCTGTACCGAGGGGCCCGGCTTTTCGTCTACCCCTCCCTCTACGAAGGGTTCGGCCTGCCGATCCTGGAGGCCATGGGGTGCGGCGTCCCGGTCATTACCTCCCACACCTCCGCGATGCCGGAGGTAGCAGGGGAGGCAGCCCTCTTGGTCGATCCAACGGATGCCAACGCCTTGGCAGAAGCCATGGCGTCTGTCTTGGATGACGGGGCGCTGAGGGATGATCTCAGGCGCAAGGGGATGGATCGAGTGCGGCACTTCTCCTGGGAGGCTGTCGCTCGGAAGACTGTGGAAAGTTACCAAGCGCTTTGCGGATAG
- a CDS encoding nucleotidyltransferase domain-containing protein, translating into MMDVLNRRLRDLAEAFAQGLRADLGDDVISVVLFGSVARGEANPYSDVDLFVVVRNLPRGRRARLERVRAADQRIEKRLKELRGKEIYSDVCPILQTPEEAVPLRPFYLDFVEDAVILFDPDGFFASVLDRLKSRLKELRSVRRRMGKTRYWDLKPDLRPGEIFEL; encoded by the coding sequence ATGATGGATGTGCTGAACAGGCGATTGAGAGACTTGGCCGAGGCGTTCGCTCAGGGTTTGAGGGCAGATCTGGGAGACGACGTGATCTCGGTCGTGTTGTTCGGCTCGGTGGCTCGAGGGGAAGCGAATCCGTATTCGGATGTTGATCTGTTTGTCGTGGTGAGGAACCTCCCACGGGGGCGCAGGGCGCGTCTGGAACGCGTCCGAGCGGCGGACCAACGGATCGAGAAGCGATTGAAAGAGCTGCGTGGCAAGGAGATTTACAGCGATGTGTGCCCCATCCTACAGACCCCCGAAGAGGCCGTACCCCTTAGGCCCTTTTACCTGGACTTTGTGGAGGATGCGGTTATTCTGTTTGACCCGGATGGCTTTTTCGCGAGCGTTCTCGATCGCCTGAAAAGTCGATTGAAGGAGCTCAGGTCAGTCCGCCGCCGGATGGGCAAAACTCGCTACTGGGACCTCAAACCCGATTTGCGGCCCGGAGAGATTTTTGAACTATGA
- a CDS encoding HEPN domain-containing protein, translated as MTNADMARSYLRQAEQILQEAKDLNRRRVWNLVVRRSQEVVELALKASLRDIGIETLKTHDVGQLLKGHQEKFPLSFRRQIERLTAISRRLRMERELSFYGDEETGASPQELYGREDAVAYLKEASHVLDQCLALLKDRKRKRSS; from the coding sequence ATGACCAACGCTGATATGGCCAGAAGTTATCTCCGGCAAGCCGAACAGATCCTTCAGGAGGCAAAGGATCTGAATCGACGCAGAGTGTGGAACCTGGTTGTCCGACGCTCGCAGGAAGTGGTTGAGCTGGCTTTGAAGGCGTCGTTGAGGGACATAGGGATTGAAACCTTGAAGACGCATGATGTTGGGCAGTTGCTTAAGGGCCACCAGGAGAAATTTCCCCTCTCCTTTCGGCGACAGATTGAGAGGCTGACGGCGATCTCGCGGAGGTTACGGATGGAGCGCGAGCTCAGTTTCTATGGAGACGAAGAGACAGGGGCCTCGCCCCAGGAACTTTACGGTAGAGAGGATGCGGTCGCCTATCTCAAAGAGGCGAGCCATGTCTTGGATCAATGCCTGGCACTTCTCAAGGACCGTAAGCGAAAGCGTAGTTCGTGA
- a CDS encoding helix-turn-helix transcriptional regulator, which yields MVKTFRSGIGKGFTLVVTKLACWQKASAVIKARNRAGLTQQQLARRMGTTQPVVARLESGRTRPSMRTLERLAEATRSRLLIRFEPREGKRREG from the coding sequence ATGGTCAAAACATTCAGGTCGGGCATCGGGAAGGGCTTCACATTGGTTGTCACCAAGCTGGCCTGTTGGCAAAAGGCGTCGGCCGTAATCAAGGCACGGAATCGCGCCGGCCTGACGCAACAGCAACTGGCCAGAAGAATGGGGACGACGCAACCCGTTGTCGCCCGGCTGGAAAGCGGGCGCACGCGTCCGTCGATGCGTACACTGGAGCGCCTGGCGGAGGCGACCAGATCGCGCTTGCTGATTCGCTTCGAGCCGCGCGAGGGAAAGAGGCGGGAAGGGTGA
- a CDS encoding CTP synthase, with the protein MATKFIFVTGGVLSSLGKGLASASIGCLLESRGVKVTILKCDPYINVDPGTMNPFQHGEVFVTDDGAETDLDLGHYERFTDHIMTKWNNVTAGQIYHSVITKERRGDYLGATVQVIPHITDEIKRAIHRVAAGVDVVIVEVGGTVGDIESLPFLEAIRQFRSDVGRENVLYIHLTLVPYIAPAGELKSKPTQHSVKELLQIGIQPDILLCRTDRLLPKELKAKVALFCNVSEKAVITAKDVNNIYEVPLVLRSEGLDAIIAQMLGLPHTEADLSAWEAIVRKVKGSTTDVTIAVVGKYLELKDSYKSLTEAIIHGGIANDCQVHIKAVDAEIVARDGPKEHLHDVAGILVPGGFGSRGIEGKIAAIAFAREERIPFFGICLGMQCAVIEFARHVCGLQGANSREFDPNSPHPVIDLIPEQRGITSLGGTMRLGAYPCRIVVPSVAHQAYGTTEISERHRHRYEVNNDYRDILERYGMRLSGASPDNMLVEMIELPDHPWFVGGQFHPEFKSRPRRPHALFREFIKASLQHQERRH; encoded by the coding sequence ATGGCGACAAAATTCATTTTCGTGACCGGGGGCGTACTGTCATCGCTCGGTAAGGGGTTAGCCTCCGCATCCATCGGCTGTTTGCTGGAAAGCCGCGGCGTCAAGGTGACCATACTGAAATGCGATCCCTATATCAATGTCGATCCCGGGACCATGAACCCCTTCCAGCATGGGGAAGTATTTGTTACCGATGATGGCGCTGAAACCGATCTCGACCTGGGCCATTACGAGCGGTTTACCGACCATATCATGACCAAGTGGAACAATGTGACCGCCGGGCAAATCTATCATTCGGTTATCACCAAAGAGCGGCGCGGGGACTACTTGGGCGCCACAGTGCAGGTCATCCCGCATATTACGGACGAAATCAAGCGCGCGATCCACCGGGTGGCGGCGGGTGTGGATGTGGTGATTGTTGAGGTCGGCGGGACGGTCGGCGACATCGAGAGCCTGCCATTCCTCGAAGCGATCCGGCAGTTCAGGAGCGATGTCGGGCGAGAGAACGTACTGTATATCCATCTGACGTTGGTTCCGTATATTGCGCCGGCCGGCGAACTGAAGTCGAAGCCGACCCAGCACAGCGTGAAGGAGCTGCTTCAGATCGGGATTCAGCCGGATATCCTGCTGTGCCGGACGGATCGACTCCTTCCGAAGGAGTTGAAAGCTAAGGTTGCGCTATTCTGCAACGTCTCCGAAAAGGCGGTCATCACTGCGAAGGATGTGAACAACATCTATGAGGTGCCGCTGGTCCTGCGTAGCGAGGGACTGGATGCCATCATTGCCCAGATGCTCGGCTTGCCGCACACCGAGGCCGATCTGAGCGCCTGGGAGGCCATCGTTCGGAAGGTGAAGGGATCCACAACCGACGTAACGATCGCAGTCGTCGGGAAATACCTTGAGCTCAAAGACTCATATAAAAGCCTGACCGAGGCTATTATCCACGGCGGCATCGCCAACGACTGTCAGGTCCATATCAAGGCGGTCGATGCGGAGATCGTGGCGCGCGACGGCCCAAAGGAGCATCTGCACGATGTCGCAGGTATCCTGGTTCCGGGGGGCTTTGGAAGTCGGGGGATCGAGGGGAAGATTGCGGCCATCGCCTTTGCGCGGGAAGAACGAATCCCGTTCTTCGGGATCTGCCTGGGGATGCAGTGCGCTGTCATCGAATTTGCCAGGCACGTGTGCGGCCTGCAAGGCGCCAATAGCCGCGAGTTTGATCCGAATTCTCCTCACCCGGTCATCGATCTCATACCTGAGCAGCGGGGGATTACCAGCCTGGGAGGGACTATGCGGCTGGGGGCGTACCCGTGCCGTATCGTTGTGCCGTCTGTCGCCCATCAGGCCTACGGGACCACTGAGATCAGCGAACGCCACCGCCATCGTTATGAGGTCAACAACGACTACCGGGATATCCTGGAGCGCTACGGAATGCGGCTATCCGGGGCTTCGCCCGACAACATGCTGGTAGAGATGATCGAGCTTCCGGATCACCCGTGGTTCGTCGGCGGCCAATTCCACCCCGAGTTCAAGTCGCGTCCCAGGCGACCTCACGCGTTGTTCCGTGAGTTCATTAAGGCGTCGTTGCAACATCAGGAGAGGCGGCACTGA
- the kdsA gene encoding 3-deoxy-8-phosphooctulonate synthase, whose translation MTKQVQIGKLTLGGGAPLLLVAGPCVIESEDHLLRIGETIRTVCETYQVPFVLKSSYDKANRSSGRSFRGPGLQEGLRILERVKAKLEVPVISDVHDVHQVSAAAQVLDILQIPAFLCRQTDLLVAVARSGKPVNVKKGQFLSPWDAGNIVEKLRSAGSEAIVLTERGSSFGYNNLVVDIRALPIMRSFGYPVLFDVTHSVQLPGGAGDTSGGQSDFIPYVARAAVAAGVDGLFMEVHPDPANAPSDGPTMLRLDALPRLLNQLLEVQRAVAPYVNQPAAGS comes from the coding sequence CTGACAAAACAGGTACAGATCGGAAAATTGACGCTTGGCGGCGGGGCGCCGCTTTTGCTGGTGGCCGGTCCGTGTGTGATCGAGAGTGAAGATCACCTGCTCAGAATCGGTGAGACGATCAGGACGGTCTGCGAGACGTACCAGGTGCCCTTTGTGCTCAAGTCTTCTTACGATAAGGCTAATCGGTCGTCAGGCCGTTCATTTCGGGGTCCGGGCCTGCAAGAGGGGTTGCGCATTCTGGAGCGGGTAAAGGCGAAACTGGAGGTGCCTGTGATCTCCGACGTCCACGATGTACATCAGGTCTCTGCTGCGGCTCAGGTGCTGGATATTCTTCAGATCCCGGCCTTCTTGTGCCGGCAGACCGACCTGCTTGTCGCCGTAGCGAGGTCCGGTAAGCCGGTCAATGTCAAGAAGGGACAATTCCTCTCGCCATGGGATGCCGGCAATATCGTCGAGAAGCTCCGATCTGCCGGATCGGAGGCGATCGTGCTGACGGAACGGGGCAGCAGCTTCGGCTACAACAACCTGGTGGTGGACATCCGCGCGCTCCCGATCATGCGCAGCTTCGGCTACCCGGTCCTGTTCGATGTCACCCACAGCGTGCAACTACCCGGCGGCGCTGGCGATACCTCGGGAGGACAGTCGGACTTCATTCCTTATGTCGCGCGAGCCGCTGTGGCGGCAGGGGTTGATGGGCTCTTCATGGAGGTCCATCCCGACCCAGCCAATGCGCCCAGCGACGGCCCCACCATGCTCCGACTCGATGCGCTTCCGAGACTTCTGAACCAGTTGCTGGAGGTTCAGCGGGCGGTAGCGCCGTACGTGAACCAGCCAGCAGCCGGCAGCTAA
- a CDS encoding glycosyltransferase yields MRGGERCLEAFCDLFPGADIFTLLHMKGSVSKTIEERRIRTSIIQALPFAASRYRYYLPLFPWAIEQLKLDGYDLILSSSHCVAKGVKPPPQALHIAYLYTPMRYIWDMQDTYVASGRMGPVSRLMLRIIAGRLRQWDMAVNTRVDHFIAISHYVADRIRRHYGREAEVIYPPVETARFHIADRTDDYYLVAGAFAPYKRIDLAIEAFNRLRRRLVIMGEGQEGHRLRHMAGPTIEFLGWRSDREVADLLSRCRALVFPGEEDFGILPVEAMACGRPVIAYGKGGVTETVIPLDRSMFNIQRSEPHNTFSLQPSACSLEPRPPTGVFFYEQTVEALVQAVDLFERSSERFDPETLRAYALTFDRSIFEKRIASYIDERFEEWKRGEGRHRPC; encoded by the coding sequence ATGCGGGGCGGAGAGCGCTGTCTGGAAGCGTTCTGTGACCTCTTTCCAGGAGCGGATATCTTTACCCTGCTGCACATGAAGGGAAGCGTATCAAAGACCATCGAAGAACGGCGGATCCGGACGTCGATTATCCAGGCGTTGCCGTTTGCCGCCAGCCGCTATCGCTACTATTTGCCCCTCTTCCCGTGGGCCATCGAGCAGCTCAAGCTCGATGGGTACGATCTGATCCTGTCGAGCAGCCACTGCGTGGCCAAGGGGGTCAAGCCCCCGCCACAGGCGCTTCACATCGCGTATCTGTACACCCCCATGCGATACATCTGGGATATGCAGGATACCTATGTAGCCTCTGGCCGGATGGGTCCGGTGTCCAGACTTATGTTGCGCATCATTGCCGGGCGTTTACGGCAGTGGGACATGGCAGTCAACACCAGAGTCGATCACTTCATTGCTATATCTCATTATGTAGCAGATCGGATCCGTCGCCACTACGGGCGTGAGGCTGAGGTGATCTACCCCCCGGTCGAGACCGCCCGCTTTCACATCGCTGACCGGACAGATGACTACTACCTCGTGGCTGGGGCCTTCGCCCCGTATAAGCGAATCGATCTGGCGATCGAAGCCTTTAACCGCCTGCGGCGACGCCTGGTAATTATGGGAGAAGGTCAGGAGGGGCATCGCCTGAGGCACATGGCCGGCCCCACCATCGAGTTTCTTGGGTGGCGATCAGACCGCGAGGTTGCCGACCTTCTGAGCCGCTGCCGTGCGCTGGTCTTTCCGGGTGAAGAGGATTTCGGGATTCTCCCCGTTGAAGCCATGGCCTGTGGGAGGCCGGTGATTGCGTATGGGAAGGGCGGTGTAACGGAAACGGTGATCCCGTTGGATCGTTCAATGTTCAATATTCAACGTTCAGAGCCGCACAATACCTTCAGCCTGCAGCCTTCAGCCTGCAGCCTTGAACCTCGACCTCCTACCGGCGTATTTTTCTACGAGCAGACGGTTGAGGCGTTAGTCCAAGCCGTCGATCTTTTCGAGCGCTCATCTGAACGATTCGATCCGGAGACGCTTCGTGCGTATGCCCTCACCTTCGACCGCTCGATCTTCGAAAAGCGGATCGCGAGCTATATTGATGAACGCTTCGAGGAATGGAAGCGTGGGGAGGGCCGCCATCGGCCATGCTGA
- a CDS encoding undecaprenyl-phosphate glucose phosphotransferase: MLKRHSQFLESLMLLADLLAISASWLGTYYLRFYWGMVPVYRGIPDIRPYLLFLGLIAIVWGVAFKAFGLYRPRRISSRLAEVRDIAKACTVAVLILVAATFFLKPFEVSRLVILYFWIFSILSVSLIRSSFREGLRFMRRRGYNLRHILIVGEGVLARKVVERIHARPELGLRIVGLLVGDPIMIGQQVGGLSALGTYEQAGELAGELSIDRVLIAIPLEAYGRIEGILRSLEEGIADINVVPDLYQYMTLRGGVEEFDGLPLISLQDSPTYGWSLVGKRVMDIALSSVALLITGPLLLLLAAVIKFTSSGPVLYRQERMGLDGRTFQMLKFRSMRTDAEDDTGPVWAARGDERRTVIGALLRRTSLDELPQLFNVLKGEMSLVGPRPERPVFIEEFRKRIPRYMLRHKVKAGITGWAQVNGWRGDTSVEKRIECDLFYIENWSIFFDLRILWLSLWRGFIHKNAM, from the coding sequence ATGCTGAAACGCCACAGCCAGTTTCTCGAAAGTCTTATGCTGCTCGCAGACCTGCTGGCGATCAGCGCCAGTTGGCTCGGCACGTACTATCTCCGCTTTTATTGGGGCATGGTTCCCGTCTACCGCGGCATCCCCGACATTCGCCCATACCTCTTGTTTCTGGGTCTCATCGCTATCGTCTGGGGTGTCGCCTTTAAGGCCTTCGGGTTGTATCGCCCGAGGCGAATCTCATCGCGCCTTGCCGAAGTGAGGGATATCGCCAAGGCCTGTACCGTTGCAGTCTTGATCCTCGTCGCGGCTACTTTCTTTCTCAAGCCGTTCGAGGTCTCGCGGTTAGTGATCCTCTACTTCTGGATCTTCAGCATCCTGTCAGTCAGCTTGATCAGGAGTTCCTTCCGCGAGGGTCTCCGCTTTATGAGGCGCAGGGGGTATAACCTCCGCCATATCCTGATTGTCGGAGAGGGGGTGTTGGCGCGGAAGGTGGTCGAGAGGATCCATGCGCGCCCGGAATTGGGTCTTCGCATTGTCGGGCTTCTGGTTGGGGATCCAATAATGATTGGGCAACAGGTTGGTGGGCTGAGCGCTCTTGGCACCTATGAACAGGCGGGGGAGCTGGCAGGAGAGCTGTCGATCGACAGGGTGCTCATCGCCATTCCGCTGGAGGCTTACGGGCGGATAGAAGGGATCCTCCGAAGCTTGGAGGAGGGGATTGCGGACATCAACGTTGTTCCGGATCTCTACCAGTACATGACCTTGCGGGGAGGGGTGGAGGAGTTCGACGGCCTGCCCCTGATCAGCCTGCAGGACTCGCCCACTTACGGCTGGAGCCTGGTCGGCAAAAGGGTGATGGACATCGCACTGTCAAGCGTGGCCCTCCTGATCACCGGGCCGCTGCTGCTCCTGCTCGCGGCGGTCATCAAATTCACATCGTCTGGCCCGGTTCTGTACCGTCAGGAGCGCATGGGCCTGGACGGCAGGACCTTTCAGATGCTGAAATTCCGATCGATGCGGACCGATGCAGAAGATGACACCGGCCCGGTCTGGGCCGCGCGCGGTGATGAGCGTCGGACAGTGATCGGCGCCTTGCTCCGCCGAACCTCACTGGATGAGCTGCCGCAACTGTTCAATGTGCTGAAGGGGGAGATGAGTCTGGTCGGTCCCCGACCGGAGCGGCCGGTCTTTATAGAGGAGTTTCGAAAACGGATCCCCCGGTATATGCTTCGACACAAGGTGAAGGCGGGCATCACCGGGTGGGCTCAGGTCAACGGGTGGAGGGGCGACACCTCAGTCGAGAAACGAATCGAGTGCGACCTGTTCTATATTGAGAACTGGTCAATATTCTTCGATCTGAGGATTCTCTGGCTAAGTCTTTGGAGGGGGTTCATCCACAAGAACGCCATGTGA